From a single Pempheris klunzingeri isolate RE-2024b chromosome 2, fPemKlu1.hap1, whole genome shotgun sequence genomic region:
- the LOC139219414 gene encoding vimentin-like, whose translation MRAASYTQKSLQVSGRVRVQSPSPSRCRGSSYDSRGRSGYRGTAIEMGTEIHQHHANEKEEMQELNVKFAGYIEKVQTLEQRNAALQAELAALQSRYKGGPTGIGEEYELKFKEVRELIETLTNEKAAADIERGYIEEEVEVWKLKMEEELALKEEAEMILREFRQDVDNATLQKAELEKRIEQLVAEIEFLKKLHDEEVADLMKQIEDSKITAELDGDRPDLAAYLRNMRAEIESVAARNVQEAEKWYKSKFDTLKEHAGKHEVQMKTMKDEITTFHNQVTDLQNQIDGLRARNAALEQQLEDMEMSHMDKVGSLEGVIAQLEAQLCETKLEMTKYLQDYQELLHIKLKLDAEIATYRKLLEGEEHRLGISKDV comes from the coding sequence ATGAGAGCTGCATCTTACACCCAGAAGAGCCTTCAGGTTAGCGGCAGAGTAAGGGTCCAGAGCCCGTCGCCTTCCCGCTGCCGTGGATCCTCATATGACAGCCGTGGACGCTCGGGTTATCGCGGCACTGCCATCGAAATGGGCACAGAGATACACCAGCACCATGCCAACGAGAAAGAGGAGATGCAGGAACTCAACGTCAAGTTTGCAGGATACATTGAGAAGGTCCAGACACTCGAGCAGAGAAATGCTGCTCTTCAGGCTGAGCTGGCTGCACTGCAGAGCCGCTACAAGGGAGGCCCCACAGGCATCGGAGAAGAATATGAGCTCAAGTTTAAAGAGGTGCGGGAGCTGATTGAGACCCTGACTAATGAGAAGGCAGCAGCCGATATCGAGCGAGGCTACATCGAAGAAGAGGTGGAAGTGTGGAAActaaagatggaggaggagctggcaCTAAAAGAAGAGGCAGAAATGATCCTGAGGGAGTTTCGCCAGGATGTTGACAATGCCACACTGCAGAAGGCTGAGCTGGAGAAGCGTATAGAGCAACTGGTGGCCGAGATAGAGTTCCTCAAGAAGCTGCATGATGAAGAGGTGGCTGACCTAATGAAGCAGATCGAGGACTCAAAGATTACCGCAGAGCTGGATGGCGATCGGCCCGACCTCGCTGCTTATCTGCGCAACATGCGCGCAGAGATAGAATCTGTTGCTGCCCGCAATGTCCAGGAAGCTGAGAAGTGGTACAAGAGCAAGTTTGACACCCTGAAGGAGCACGCTGGCAAACACGAGGTGCAAATGAAGACCATGAAAGACGAGATCACGACCTTCCACAACCAAGTGACGGACCTGCAGAACCAGATTGATGGGCTGAGGGCTCGCAACGCGGCCttagagcagcagctggaggacatGGAGATGTCCCACATGGATAAAGTGGGGAGCCTCGAGGGTGTCATTGCTCAATTGGAGGCGCAGCTCTGCGAAACCAAACTGGAGATGACCAAGTATCTCCAAGACTACCAGGAACTGCTGCACATTAAGCTCAAGCTGGATGCGGAGATCGCCACCTACAGGAAGCTGCTGGAAGGAGAGGAGCATAGGCTTGGAATTTCCAAAGATGTCTAA
- the rpl29 gene encoding large ribosomal subunit protein eL29: protein MAKSKNHTTHNQSRKAHRNGIKKPTSQRYESLKGVDPKFLRNMRFAKKHNRKGMKAVKKAAQQK from the exons ATGGCAAAGTCCAAGAACCACACAACCCACAACCAGT CTCGTAAAGCCCACAGGAACGGCATCAAGAAGCCCACATCTCAGCGTTATGAGTCACTGAAGGGG gtggacCCTAAATTCCTGAGGAACATGCGCTTTGCTAAGAAGCACAACAGGAAGGGCATGAAGGCGGTGAAGAAGGCAGCTCAACAGAAATAA